In Euphorbia lathyris chromosome 10, ddEupLath1.1, whole genome shotgun sequence, a single genomic region encodes these proteins:
- the LOC136209205 gene encoding anthocyanidin 3-O-glucosyltransferase 4-like has product MLSSLSLVLDFYKTLNLLQEPVETLLQQMKPSPNCIISYANLPYTSRVATKLLLPRISFTGFCCFCVVCMDRVYNSEVMKSVNSETEYFSVPGLPHHIQITKQQLPGAAFPNFGVMSEQIRAAEELTYGIIMNSFEELEPEYVHECKKIRDRKVWCIGPVSLNNKHNLDLIQRGDNKMLIQQSDECLKWLNEQQSGSVIYVCFGSLCNLITLQLIELALGLEASNRPFIWVLRGGGKMIELEKWIEEEGFEERTKGRSLIIRGWAPQLVILSHVAIGGFLTHCGWNSTLEAISEGVPMITWPLFADQFCNEKLVVEVLKIGVKVGAEATIVWGEEDKMGVSVKKEDVANAILKLMDVGEEGEEMRRRAKELSEKAKKAVEENGLSYLNLKLLIEDIKLLTLNTVLG; this is encoded by the coding sequence ATGCTATCTTCATTGAGCTTAGTCTTGGATTTCTACAAAACACTCAATCTGCTTCAAGAACCAGTTGAAACTTTGCTTCAACAGATGAAACCAAGCCCTAATTGTATCATTTCCTATGCGAATTTGCCTTATACAAGCCGAGTTGCTACGAAACTTCTTCTTCCGAGAATATCTTTCACCGGATTTTGTTGCTTTTGTGTGGTATGTATGGATAGAGTATACAATTCTGAGGTTATGAAGAGTGTGAATTCTGAAACAGAATACTTTTCTGTTCCTGGATTGCCTCATCATATCCAAATTACCAAACAACAACTCCCCGGAGCAGCATTTCCGAATTTCGGTGTCATGTCAGAGCAAATAAGAGCTGCAGAAGAATTAACATATggtatcataatgaattcttttgAAGAATTGGAGCCTGAATATGTTCATGAATGTAAGAAGATAAGAGATCGAAAGGTTTGGTGTATCGGTCCGGTTTCGCTCAACAACAAACATAACTTGGATCTGATTCAAAGAGGTGATAATAAAATGTTGATCCAACAATCTGATGAATGCTTGAAATGGCTCAACGAGCAACAATCGGGTTCTGTAATATACGTATGTTTCGGTAGCCtttgtaatttaataacttTGCAGTTGATAGAGCTCGCTTTAGGTTTAGAAGCGTCGAATAGACCGTTCATTTGGGTTTTAAGAGGAGGTGGAAAAATGATAGAGTTAGAAAAATGGATAGAAGAAGAAGGTTTCGAAGAAAGGACGAAAGGGAGAAGCCTTATAATAAGAGGATGGGCACCACAACTTGTTATACTATCACATGTAGCAATTGGGGGATTTTTAACACATTGCGGATGGAATTCAACGCTGGAAGCTATAAGTGAAGGCGTACCTATGATTACTTGGCCGCTTTTTGCGGATCAGTTTTGCAATGAAAAGCTTGTTGTGGAAGTGTTGAAGATCGGTGTAAAAGTTGGGGCTGAAGCAACTATTGTTTGGGGGGAGGAAGATAAAATGGGAGTTTCGGTTAAAAAGGAAGATGTTGCGAATGCTATATTGAAGCTAATGGATGTAGGAGAGGAAGGTGAAGAGATGAGAAGAAGAGCAAAAGAGTTGAGTGAGAAGGCAAAGAAAGCAGTGGAAGAAAATGGATTATCTTATCTTAATTTGAAACTATTGATTGAAGATATTAAATTGCTTACACTAAACACAGTTTTAGGATAA
- the LOC136209818 gene encoding UDP-glycosyltransferase 73C3-like, with amino-acid sequence MASEVKELHFVLIPLLSPGHVIPMVDMAKLLATHGIIVTIVTTPLNAVKFTSTIQRFTDSGLQIRLLHLHFPATEAGLPPGCENMEKLPSRDLIRNFYTALTMLQDQFEQAFHTLHPRPSCIISGKNLPWTVQTARKFGIPRIFFDGMGCFSFCCTHQIESSQVHQNKSNSETFLVPNLPDRIELTRAKLPENLNPGSPDLSDVRDSIKAVESIADGIVVNTFEELESEYVKMFKKVKGDEKVWCIGPVSACNRLKSDKSERCQNESETDSTELITWLDKRSPSSVIYACLGSIPGLTTPQWIELGLGLETSTHSFIWVIRKGEKSENLLKWIEIERFEERNKGRGIIIKGWSPQVLILSHPSIGCFLTHCGWNSTLEGVSAGVPIVTCPLFAEQFYNERLVVDVLKIGVSVGVESAVTWGLEHKFGVVMKREDVRKAVEVVMEKGGEGDERRRRAREIGEVARNAIEEGGSSYFNVKMLIQFVQDSIKNYV; translated from the coding sequence atGGCTTCAGAAGTGAAAGAACTTCACTTTGTTCTGATCCCTCTACTTTCTCCAGGCCATGTTATACCCATGGTAGACATGGCCAAGCTTTTAGCTACCCATGGCATAATCGTCACTATCGTAACTACACCTCTTAACGCCGTCAAATTCACTTCCACAATCCAACGTTTCACCGATTCCGGCCTCCAAATCCGCCTCCTCCACCTCCATTTTCCGGCAACCGAAGCCGGATTACCTCCCGGATGCGAAAACATGGAAAAACTCCCCTCCAGAGACCTCATCAGAAACTTCTACACCGCTCTCACTATGCTCCAGGATCAATTCGAACAAGCTTTCCACACTTTACACCCTCGCCCAAGTTGCATAATCTCCGGTAAAAACCTCCCCTGGACCGTCCAAACCGCCCGAAAATTCGGCATTCCGAGAATTTTCTTCGACGGAATGGGATGCTTCTCGTTCTGCTGCACACATCAAATTGAATCCTCTCAAGTTCATCAGAACAAATCAAACTCCGAGACTTTTCTAGTACCGAATTTACCTGACCGGATCGAGTTAACACGAGCTAAATTGCCGGAAAATCTCAATCCCGGGTCGCCGGATTTGTCAGATGTTCGTGATAGCATCAAAGCAGTGGAATCAATAGCAGATGGGATCGTGGTAAACACATTCGAAGAGCTTGAATCGGAATATGTCAAAATGTTTAAAAAGGTGAAAGGAGATGAAAAAGTCTGGTGTATCGGTCCGGTCTCCGCCTGCAATAGGCTCAAATCCGACAAATCAGAAAGATGCCAAAACGAATCAGAAACCGATTCAACCGAGTTAATCACCTGGCTAGACAAAAGATCTCCGAGTTCAGTGATTTACGCGTGTTTAGGCAGCATTCCAGGCCTAACAACGCCGCAATGGATCGAACTCGGATTAGGTCTAGAAACATCAACTCACTCATTCATTTGGGTGATAAGAAAGGGGGAAAAATCAGAAAACTTACTGAAATGGATTGAAATTGAACGATTCGAAGAACGGAACAAAGGGAGAGGAATCATAATCAAAGGATGGTCTCCACAGGTACTAATcctctcccatccttcaatcgGATGTTTCTTGACGCATTGCGGGTGGAATTCGACTCTGGAAGGAGTTTCCGCCGGAGTTCCGATCGTGACTTGTCCGTTGTTTGCCGAGCAGTTTTATAATGAGAGATTGGTGGTGGATGTGTTGAAGATCGGAGTGAGTGTGGGGGTTGAGAGTGCGGTGACTTGGGGATTGGAGCATAAGTTTGGGGTGGTGATGAAGAGGGAGGATGTGAGGAAAGCTGTTGAGGTGGTTATGGAGAAAGGGGGAGAAGGAGATGAGAGAAGGAGGAGAGCGAGAGAGATTGGGGAAGTTGCTAGAAACGCCATTGAAGAAGGTGGATCTTCTTATTTTAATGTTAAGATGTTGATTCAGTTTGTTCAAGATTCAATCAAAAATTATGTTTAG
- the LOC136209245 gene encoding UDP-glycosyltransferase 73C1-like has product MAASESNQLHFILFPFMAQGHMIPMFDIARSLAHHGVLITIITTPINANRFRQILHRDLESGLPINLVELKFPAEEAGLPPDCENLDMLSSLSLALNFYSAFNLLQEPVETLLQQMNPSPNCIISDISLPYTSGVATKLLIPRISFNGCCCFFDLCMDRVYNSGIMSTVNSETEYFSVPGLPHHIRITKQQLPGAAVPKFGTMGEQMNAAEELTYGVIKNSFEELEPEYVQECKKIRGRKVWCIGPVSLNNKRSLDRIQRGGNGNDKVSIQHSECLQWLDEQQSGSVIYVCFGSICNLLTSQLIELALGLELSNRPFVWVLRGGGKWMELEKWIEEEGFEERTRGRSLIIRGWAPQLVILSHVSIGGFLTHCGWNSTLEAISEGVPMITWPLFADQFCNEKLVVEVLKIGVNVGAEATVVWGDEEKTGVSVKKEDVVKAISKLMDEREEMRRKAKELSLKAKKAVEENGSSNLNLKLFIEDIKSLTLKRGLA; this is encoded by the coding sequence ATGGCTGCTTCTGAATCTAACCAACTCCATTTTATCCTATTTCCATTCATGGCTCAAGGCCACATGATTCCCATGTTTGACATCGCCAGATCATTAGCTCACCATGGTGTTCTCATCACAATCATCACTACTCCAATCAATGCTAATCGTTTCAGGCAAATCCTCCACCGAGATCTCGAATCCGGCCTCCCGATTAACCTCGTTGAGCTCAAATTTCCGGCCGAAGAAGCCGGACTACCACCAGATTGTGAAAATCTTGACATGCTATCTTCATTGAGCTTAGCCTTAAATTTCTACTCCGCATTCAATCTGCTTCAAGAACCAGTTGAAACTTTGCTTCAACAGATGAATCCAAGCCCCAATTGTATCATTTCCGATATTAGTTTGCCTTACACAAGCGGAGTAGCTACGAAACTTCTTATTCCAAGAATATCTTTCAACGGATGTTGTTGCTTTTTTGATTTATGTATGGATAGAGTGTACAATTCGGGGATTATGAGTACTGTAAATTCCGAAACAGAATATTTTTCTGTTCCGGGATTGCCTCATCATATCCGAATTACCAAACAGCAACTCCCCGGAGCAGCGGTGCCGAAATTCGGCACCATGGGAGAGCAAATGAATGCTGCTGAAGAACTAACATATGGTGTCATAAAGAATTCTTTTGAAGAATTGGAACCTGAATATGTTCAAGAATGCAAGAAGATAAGAGGTCGAAAGGTTTGGTGTATTGGTCCGGTTTCGCTCAACAACAAACGTAGCTTGGATCGGATTCAAAGAGGCGGTAACGGTAACGATAAGGTTTCAATTCAACACTCCGAATGTCTACAATGGCTCGACGAGCAACAATCAGGTTCTGTAATATATGTATGTTTCGGTAGCATTTGTAATTTATTAACTTCGCAATTGATAGAGCTTGCTTTAGGATTAGAATTATCGAATAGACCGTTCGTTTGGGTTTTAAGAGGAGGTGGGAAATGGATGGAGTTAGAGAAATGGATAGAAGAAGAAGGTTTTGAAGAAAGGACGAGAGGGAGAAGCCTTATAATAAGAGGATGGGCACCGCAACTTGTTATACTATCACATGTATCCATAGGCGGATTCTTAACACATTGTGGGTGGAATTCAACACTTGAAGCGATAAGTGAAGGTGTACCTATGATTACTTGGCCGCTTTTTGCGGATCAGTTTTGCAATGAGAAGCTTGTTGTGGAAGTGTTGAAGATTGGGGTGAACGTTGGGGCTGAGGCAACTGTTGTTTGGGGGGATGAAGAGAAAACTGGAGTTTCGGTTAAGAAGGAAGATGTTGTAAAGGCTATATCAAAACTAATGGATGAACGTGAAGAGATGAGAAGAAAAGCAAAAGAGTTGAGTTTGAAGGCAAAGAAAGCAGTTGAAGAAAATGGATCATCTAATCTGAATTTGAAACTATTTATAGAAGATATTAAGTCGCTAACACTAAAAAGAGGTTTAGCGTAA